A window of bacterium contains these coding sequences:
- a CDS encoding response regulator: QEKMSEVKVLSGLLPICCKCKKIRDDEGYWDHLELFIHTHSEAEFSHGICPECLESVLAERPELRPREPS, from the coding sequence CAAGAGAAGATGTCCGAGGTCAAGGTGCTGAGCGGTCTGCTGCCGATCTGCTGTAAGTGCAAGAAGATCCGCGACGACGAGGGCTACTGGGACCATCTCGAGCTCTTCATCCACACACACTCCGAGGCCGAGTTCAGCCACGGCATCTGCCCCGAGTGCTTGGAGTCGGTCCTTGCCGAGCGTCCCGAGCTCAGGCCGCGGGAGCCGTCGTGA